A genomic window from Armatimonadota bacterium includes:
- a CDS encoding bifunctional 5,10-methylenetetrahydrofolate dehydrogenase/5,10-methenyltetrahydrofolate cyclohydrolase, whose amino-acid sequence MAAELLKGAPIAERIREGLAAQVAELKDQGVTPSLVALQVGENPASAVYVGQQKKTADKLGIAYRLEELPANSSQKFVADFIGKLNQDPNATGIILQMPVPEGLNARELQALIDPLKDVEGVSPANMGWVVFGRPTLGPCTALGVVELISSTGVDLYGKEVVVVGHSDIVGKPVALLLLDKFATTTVCHIGTGERGVLPDHVRRAEILVVAVGKAGLVKGEWIKEGAIVVDVGINRVGDKLVGDVEFEPAAERAAYITPVPGGVGPLTVTMLMKNTVEAAKRQKNLP is encoded by the coding sequence ATGGCAGCGGAATTGCTCAAGGGCGCGCCCATCGCGGAGCGCATCCGGGAAGGGCTGGCGGCGCAGGTCGCCGAGCTCAAGGACCAGGGAGTCACCCCGTCGCTGGTGGCGCTGCAGGTGGGGGAGAACCCCGCCAGCGCCGTCTACGTCGGCCAGCAGAAGAAGACCGCCGATAAGCTGGGCATCGCCTATCGCCTGGAGGAGTTGCCCGCCAATTCGTCGCAGAAATTCGTCGCCGATTTCATCGGCAAGCTCAACCAGGACCCCAACGCTACCGGCATCATCCTGCAAATGCCCGTGCCCGAAGGCCTCAACGCCCGCGAGCTGCAGGCGCTGATTGACCCGCTCAAGGACGTCGAGGGAGTATCACCCGCCAACATGGGCTGGGTCGTCTTTGGGCGCCCGACGCTGGGGCCGTGCACCGCCCTGGGGGTGGTCGAGCTCATCAGTTCCACCGGTGTTGACCTCTACGGCAAGGAGGTCGTCGTCGTCGGCCACAGCGACATCGTCGGCAAGCCGGTGGCGCTGCTGCTGCTCGACAAGTTCGCCACCACCACCGTGTGCCACATCGGCACCGGCGAGCGCGGGGTACTGCCCGACCATGTCCGCCGCGCCGAGATCCTGGTGGTGGCGGTGGGCAAGGCGGGCCTGGTCAAGGGCGAGTGGATCAAGGAAGGCGCCATCGTCGTGGACGTCGGTATCAACCGCGTCGGCGACAAGCTGGTAGGGGACGTCGAGTTCGAGCCCGCCGCCGAGCGCGCCGCCTACATCACACCCGTGCCCGGCGGCGTCGGTCCGCTGACGGTGACCATGCTGATGAAGAACACGGTGGAGGCGGCCAAGCGGCAGAAGAACCTTCCTTAA
- a CDS encoding AtpZ/AtpI family protein: MTVEADGAMGGDHGEGWRAAAALSTIGMVMALSVFVGFGLGYALDHWLRTLPWLTVAGAILGVVAGFRETIRLIRRFSGDA, translated from the coding sequence ATGACCGTCGAGGCAGACGGCGCGATGGGTGGCGACCACGGCGAGGGATGGCGGGCGGCGGCGGCGCTCAGCACCATCGGTATGGTGATGGCGCTGTCCGTCTTCGTCGGGTTCGGGCTGGGCTACGCCCTCGACCACTGGCTGCGGACGCTGCCGTGGCTAACGGTGGCGGGGGCGATATTGGGTGTGGTCGCCGGCTTCCGGGAGACCATTCGCCTCATCCGCCGTTTCTCGGGGGATGCTTGA
- the gatB gene encoding Asp-tRNA(Asn)/Glu-tRNA(Gln) amidotransferase subunit GatB, with translation MTQSLPSDTAYEPVMGLEVHAELATDAKMFCGCSTRFGAPSNSQTCPVCLGLPGSLPVVNHKAVDYGLRAALALGCEILNPCLFERKNYYYPDLPKNYQISQKRRPLGRSGRLEIEVEGSSKLVGIDDVHLEEDTGKLLHPEGAGNHYSLVDYNRSGVPLLEIVGAPDLRSLKEVSAYMTAIRDLLLCLGVSDCRMEEGKLRFEANISLRPAGAEEYGARVEIKNLNSFRTVLRCLEHEIERQQQALRAGAEVARETRLWNEAACASAAMRSKEEAQDYRYFPEPDLVPLMIDARWLERARAALPELPGARRRRFVVELGLSPYDAGILAGQREVADYFEGVVAAGVEAKAAANWVAGELLRHLNERGVAVAAAPVTPERLAELIKLVEQGGVTTKAAKEVFAEMFASGRAAAEIVAERGLGQIRGQDELAAVVERVIADNPAAAGDLRGGKEQALKFLVGQVMKATRGRADAQAVGALLRRRLE, from the coding sequence ATGACCCAGTCGCTACCGTCCGACACCGCCTACGAGCCGGTGATGGGGCTGGAGGTGCACGCCGAGCTGGCCACGGACGCAAAGATGTTCTGCGGCTGCTCGACGCGCTTCGGCGCGCCCTCCAACAGCCAGACCTGCCCGGTGTGCCTGGGGTTGCCGGGGTCGCTGCCGGTAGTCAATCACAAGGCGGTGGACTACGGCCTGCGCGCGGCGCTCGCCCTCGGCTGCGAGATCCTGAACCCTTGCCTCTTCGAGCGCAAGAACTACTACTACCCCGACTTGCCCAAGAACTACCAGATCAGCCAGAAGCGCCGCCCCCTGGGCCGCAGCGGACGATTGGAGATCGAGGTCGAGGGTAGCTCGAAGCTGGTCGGCATTGATGACGTGCACCTGGAGGAGGACACCGGCAAGCTGCTGCACCCGGAGGGCGCGGGCAACCACTACTCTCTGGTGGATTACAACCGCAGCGGGGTGCCGCTGCTGGAGATCGTGGGCGCGCCGGACCTGCGCAGCCTAAAGGAAGTGTCCGCCTACATGACGGCGATCCGCGACCTGCTGCTGTGTCTCGGCGTGTCCGACTGCCGCATGGAGGAAGGCAAGCTGCGCTTCGAGGCCAACATCTCGCTGCGGCCGGCGGGCGCCGAGGAATACGGCGCGCGGGTCGAGATCAAGAACTTGAACTCCTTCCGCACCGTGCTAAGGTGCCTGGAGCACGAGATCGAGCGTCAGCAGCAGGCGCTGCGCGCGGGCGCCGAGGTCGCGCGCGAGACGCGGCTGTGGAACGAGGCCGCGTGCGCCAGCGCGGCCATGCGCTCGAAAGAAGAGGCGCAGGATTACCGCTATTTCCCGGAGCCGGACCTGGTGCCGCTGATGATTGACGCGCGGTGGCTGGAGCGGGCGCGCGCGGCGCTGCCGGAGCTGCCCGGGGCGCGGCGGCGGCGCTTCGTGGTGGAACTGGGACTGTCGCCGTACGATGCGGGGATCCTGGCCGGGCAGCGCGAAGTCGCGGACTACTTCGAGGGCGTGGTGGCCGCCGGCGTCGAGGCCAAGGCGGCCGCCAACTGGGTTGCGGGTGAGCTGCTGCGTCATCTGAACGAGCGCGGGGTCGCCGTCGCCGCGGCGCCCGTGACCCCCGAACGCCTGGCGGAGCTGATTAAGCTGGTGGAGCAGGGCGGGGTTACCACCAAAGCCGCCAAAGAGGTCTTCGCCGAGATGTTCGCGTCGGGGCGGGCGGCGGCGGAGATTGTCGCCGAGCGCGGCCTGGGGCAAATCCGGGGCCAGGACGAGCTGGCGGCGGTTGTCGAGCGCGTGATCGCCGACAACCCGGCGGCGGCGGGCGACTTGCGCGGGGGCAAGGAACAGGCGCTCAAGTTCCTGGTGGGGCAGGTGATGAAGGCGACCCGCGGCCGCGCCGATGCGCAAGCGGTCGGCGCGCTGCTGCGCCGGCGCCTGGAGTAG
- the atpB gene encoding F0F1 ATP synthase subunit A, whose protein sequence is MPEEHGSWLQFLYGIRIGDAHLLPHWVPQSVPLAVLCALVLAVVSYVGTRRMRLVPSGLQALLESAVNGLTTLAQGILGAEKGKHFAPFIGTLFLYILFMNLLGLVPGMKSPTADLNTTIALALVVFFASGFYGMRSHGVLGYFKHMVADVLDLPLPLAILLTPFMLTLHLISVLVRPLSLAMRLFGNIMGKEVVLSILAGLATATLALFGLHVAGFEVLGNFIKLEVPAVFGPLMLLLTAVLMPLAILMGVIQALVFSLLACLYLLLDTAADEGAPEHA, encoded by the coding sequence ATGCCGGAGGAACACGGTTCCTGGCTGCAGTTCCTGTATGGCATTCGGATCGGCGACGCCCATCTGTTGCCCCATTGGGTACCGCAGTCGGTGCCGCTGGCGGTGCTGTGCGCGCTGGTGCTGGCGGTCGTCTCCTACGTGGGCACGCGGCGGATGCGCCTGGTGCCGAGCGGCCTGCAGGCGCTGCTGGAATCTGCGGTCAACGGCCTCACCACCCTCGCCCAGGGCATCCTCGGCGCAGAGAAGGGCAAGCACTTCGCACCCTTCATCGGCACCCTCTTCCTCTACATCCTGTTCATGAATCTGCTGGGCCTGGTGCCGGGCATGAAATCGCCGACCGCCGACCTCAACACCACCATCGCCCTCGCGCTGGTGGTCTTTTTCGCCTCCGGCTTCTACGGCATGAGAAGCCACGGGGTGCTGGGCTACTTCAAGCACATGGTGGCCGATGTCCTGGACCTGCCGCTGCCGCTGGCGATCTTGCTGACGCCGTTCATGCTGACGCTGCACCTGATCTCGGTGCTGGTGCGCCCGTTGAGCCTGGCGATGCGCCTGTTCGGCAACATCATGGGCAAGGAGGTGGTGCTCAGCATCCTCGCCGGGCTGGCGACGGCGACGCTGGCCCTGTTCGGGCTGCACGTCGCCGGCTTCGAGGTCCTGGGCAACTTCATCAAGCTCGAGGTGCCGGCCGTCTTCGGGCCGCTGATGCTCCTGCTGACCGCGGTGCTCATGCCCCTCGCCATCTTGATGGGCGTCATCCAGGCGCTGGTGTTTTCGCTCCTGGCGTGCCTCTACCTCCTGCTCGACACTGCAGCCGACGAAGGCGCACCCGAGCACGCATGA